A section of the Centroberyx gerrardi isolate f3 chromosome 8, fCenGer3.hap1.cur.20231027, whole genome shotgun sequence genome encodes:
- the f2rl2 gene encoding proteinase-activated receptor 3 isoform X2: MANLLPGLLACLMALQTLQDGDPPRLHVSPQDPATAYTTGVLSTWVIPSSYTLAMVVGIPSNAYILAFLRLRARSLSTAVLYLSLALSDLLLLLSLALRVHYHLNGNNWIFGEIACRIVTAFFYGNVYCSALTIACISLKRYLAVVRPFLYRRLPKTTLAVGTCLGVWVLFGAAVVPELLVRQSYEVPQLGVTTCHDVLPLEENSHAPLVPYRLMLVCLGFIVPFLICICSHAAVVYHLGRSGCNWAPFVRVSTLVFLIFTVCFSPSGILHIAHYIRLFSSGDDRLYGYYRLAVCLCCFHSCLDPFLCMLMSKTVASKLQFISLRGTPQRPAVVT, from the exons ATGGCCAACCTTCTGCCTGGACTACTGGCCTGTCTGATGGCACTGCAGACCCTTCAGGACGGTG ATCCCCCCCGGCTACACGTGAGCCCACAGGATCCAGCGACAGCCTACACCACAGGAGTCCTCAGCACCTGGGTCATTCCCTCATCCTACACCCTGGCCATGGTGGTGGGCATCCCGTCCAACGCCTACATCCTGGCCTTCCTGAGACTCAGAGCCAGGTCCTTGTCCACAGCAGTGCTTTACCTGAGCCTGGCCTTATCGgacctgctgctcctgctctcCCTGGCGCTGCGTGTCCACTACCACCTCAACGGAAACAACTGGATATTCGGGGAAATCGCCTGCCGAATCGTCACCGCCTTTTTCTACGGCAACGTCTACTGCTCAGCTCTCACTATCGCGTGCATCAGTCTGAAGCGTTACCTGGCCGTGGTCAGGCCCTTCCTGTACAGGAGGCTGCCCAAGACTACACTGGCAGTGGGAACATGCCTGGGTGTGTGGGTCCTGTTTGGGGCCGCTGTAGTGCCTGAGCTCCTGGTCAGGCAGAGCTACGAGGTGCCGCAGCTGGGAGTCACCACCTGCCATGATGTACTTCCCCTAGAAGAAAACTCCCACGCCCCGCTGGTGCCATACAGGCTGATGCTGGTTTGTCTGGGCTTTATAGTGCCCTTCCTGATTTGTATCTGTTCTCATGCAGCGGTGGTGTACCACCTGGGGCGATCTGGTTGCAACTGGGCACCTTTTGTCAGGGTCAGCACTCTGGTCTTCCTCATCTTCACGGTATGTTTCTCCCCCAGTGGCATCCTGCACATCGCCCACTACATCCGTCTGTTTTCCAGTGGGGACGACAGACTGTACGGATACTACAGACTGGCAGTGTGTCTCTGCTGCTTCCACAGCTGTCTGGATCCCTTCCTGTGCATGCTCATGTCAAAGACTGTCGCCTCGAAACTGCAATTCATCTCCCTCCGCGGGACACCTCAGAGGCCAGCTGTTGTGACGTGA
- the f2rl2 gene encoding proteinase-activated receptor 3 isoform X1 has protein sequence MANLLPGLLACLMALQTLQDGGKIKKKIKTNITSVLIPKTFSGKKYRSNHTNQLPVLLHFNTDPPRLHVSPQDPATAYTTGVLSTWVIPSSYTLAMVVGIPSNAYILAFLRLRARSLSTAVLYLSLALSDLLLLLSLALRVHYHLNGNNWIFGEIACRIVTAFFYGNVYCSALTIACISLKRYLAVVRPFLYRRLPKTTLAVGTCLGVWVLFGAAVVPELLVRQSYEVPQLGVTTCHDVLPLEENSHAPLVPYRLMLVCLGFIVPFLICICSHAAVVYHLGRSGCNWAPFVRVSTLVFLIFTVCFSPSGILHIAHYIRLFSSGDDRLYGYYRLAVCLCCFHSCLDPFLCMLMSKTVASKLQFISLRGTPQRPAVVT, from the exons ATGGCCAACCTTCTGCCTGGACTACTGGCCTGTCTGATGGCACTGCAGACCCTTCAGGACGGTG gaaagataaaaaaaaaaatcaaaacaaatattaCATCTGTTTTGATACCAAAAACATTCAGTGGGAAGAAGTACAGATCTAACCACACAAACCAGCTGCCGGTCCTGCTACATTTCAATACAGATCCCCCCCGGCTACACGTGAGCCCACAGGATCCAGCGACAGCCTACACCACAGGAGTCCTCAGCACCTGGGTCATTCCCTCATCCTACACCCTGGCCATGGTGGTGGGCATCCCGTCCAACGCCTACATCCTGGCCTTCCTGAGACTCAGAGCCAGGTCCTTGTCCACAGCAGTGCTTTACCTGAGCCTGGCCTTATCGgacctgctgctcctgctctcCCTGGCGCTGCGTGTCCACTACCACCTCAACGGAAACAACTGGATATTCGGGGAAATCGCCTGCCGAATCGTCACCGCCTTTTTCTACGGCAACGTCTACTGCTCAGCTCTCACTATCGCGTGCATCAGTCTGAAGCGTTACCTGGCCGTGGTCAGGCCCTTCCTGTACAGGAGGCTGCCCAAGACTACACTGGCAGTGGGAACATGCCTGGGTGTGTGGGTCCTGTTTGGGGCCGCTGTAGTGCCTGAGCTCCTGGTCAGGCAGAGCTACGAGGTGCCGCAGCTGGGAGTCACCACCTGCCATGATGTACTTCCCCTAGAAGAAAACTCCCACGCCCCGCTGGTGCCATACAGGCTGATGCTGGTTTGTCTGGGCTTTATAGTGCCCTTCCTGATTTGTATCTGTTCTCATGCAGCGGTGGTGTACCACCTGGGGCGATCTGGTTGCAACTGGGCACCTTTTGTCAGGGTCAGCACTCTGGTCTTCCTCATCTTCACGGTATGTTTCTCCCCCAGTGGCATCCTGCACATCGCCCACTACATCCGTCTGTTTTCCAGTGGGGACGACAGACTGTACGGATACTACAGACTGGCAGTGTGTCTCTGCTGCTTCCACAGCTGTCTGGATCCCTTCCTGTGCATGCTCATGTCAAAGACTGTCGCCTCGAAACTGCAATTCATCTCCCTCCGCGGGACACCTCAGAGGCCAGCTGTTGTGACGTGA